Proteins encoded within one genomic window of Fusarium musae strain F31 chromosome 4, whole genome shotgun sequence:
- the RRI1 gene encoding COP9 signalosome catalytic subunit rri1 (MEROPS:MER0022069~BUSCO:EOG09263RDD) translates to MEASALKAWELDNNVQLVDPKRDALYNFDADAQKVINNEKAWKQTPDYFKHVRISATALIKMTMHARSGGNLEVMGLMQGYTHQDTFIVTDAFRLPVEGTETRVNAQGEANEYLVEYLDLCRAQGRQENVVGWYHSHPGYGCWLSGIDVDTEAMQQKWQDPFLAVVIDPDRTINSGKVDIGAFRTYPEDHQAGTVTSDGFQAVPLAKAAEFGAHAGRYYSLEVSHFKSSLDSHLLELLWHKYWVQTLSQNPLITNRDYGNKQMLDLSSKIKDAMTGITRSRNGQGMMGTSHKGSDKAMDKLAKEASLIASKERSGLVANQVKASVFNDLGLKAEEPTS, encoded by the exons ATGGAGGCATCTGCTTTGAAGGCTTGGG AGTTGGACAACAATGTCCAGCTAGTCGATCCCAAACGCGACGCTCTCTACAACTTCGACGCCGATGCTCAGAAGGTCATAAACAACGAGAAGGCATGGAAGCAAACACCAGACTATTTCAAGCATGTGCGAATAAGCGCTACTGCTCTTATAAAGATGACCATGCACGCGCGATCTGGCGGCAACCTTGAGGTCATGGGCTTGATGCAAGGCTACACCCACCAGGACACATTTATCGTCACCGACGCATTCCGACTGCCTGTTGAAGGAACAGAGACTCGTGTCAACGCCCAAGGCGAAGCGAACGAATATCTTGTCGAGTATCTTGATCTATGTCGAGCGCAGGGCCGACAGGAGAACGTGGTGGGCTGGTACCACAGCCACCCAGGCTACGGATGCTGGCTGAGCGGTATCGATGTCGATACAGAGGCCATGCAGCAGAAATGGCAGGATCCTTTCCTTGCCGTCGTTATCGACCCCGATCGCACTATCAACTCAGGCAAGGTCGACATTGGCGCTTTCAGAACCTACCCGGAGGACCACCAGGCTGGCACAGTCACCTCTGATGGCTTCCAGGCAGTGCCGCTCGCCAAGGCTGCCGAGTTTGGTGCTCATGCAGGCCGCTACTACAGTCTCGAAGTGTCCCATTTCAAGAGCTCTCTCGACTCgcatctccttgagctcctctgGCACAAGTACTGGGTACAGACTCTTAGCCAGAACCCACTGATCACGAACCGCGACTATGGCAACAAGCAGATGCTCGATTTGAGCTCTAAGATCAAGGACGCGATGACAGGCATCACGAGAAGCCGAAATGGACAAGGCATGATGGGTACGAGCCATAAGGGCTCCGACAAGGCCATGGACAAGCTGGCAAAGGAAGCCAGCCTCATTGCATCTAAGGAGaggtctggtctggttgCTAATCAGGTCAAGGCTAGCGTTTTCAACGACCTTGGGTTAAAGGCTGAAGAACCAACATCGTGA